A window of Staphylococcus lloydii genomic DNA:
GTTATTTTTATTAAACGCCTGAATATGAATTAAATCCACCATCAACTGGTACAACAACACCTGTTACAAAACCACTTTGTTTTTTATCCATTAACCAATATAAAGTACCTAATAACTCCTCTGGTTCGCCAAAGCGTTGCATGGGCGTTTGGGATAAGATTTTATTCGCTCTTTCAGAATAAGAACCGTCATCATTTCTTAACAACCCTTTATTTTGTGCAGTTTCAAAAAAACCTGGTGCGATTGCATTCACTCGAATTTGACCTGCAAAGTAAGTACTTAACCATTGTGTAAAATTACTTACAGAGGCTTTTGCACCACTATATGCTGGTATTTTAGTAAGCGGCGTAAATGCGTTCATCGATGAAATATTAATAATTGTACCTTGTTCAGATGCCACGACATCTTGTCCAAACACTTGTGAAGGTAAAAATGTCCCAGTGTAATTTAACTTAAATACTTGATCAACACCCTCTTCGCTTAAATCAAAGAAAGATTTTTCACTATTTTCATCGTACATTTCGTCATCAGTTGTGGCATTTGAATTATTACCGCCAGCCCCATTAATCAAGACATCAATTTGGCCAAATTGGTGATTAAATGTATTTTTAGCTTGTTCTAAAGTTTTCTTATCTAATACATCTGCGATTAACCCTACAGTTTGTTTATGTTCTATGTCTATTCGTTGTTGTAAGTTAACGATTTTGTCCTCAGAACGTCCTAATATACCAACATTCGCACCTTGTTCTACTAATGCTTTTACAAACGTTGAACCTATAACACCTGTAGCACCGGTTATCACTATATTTAAATTTTCAAATTGTTTCATTTTACTTACGCACCCCTTCGATTAAGCCATTAATATAAGTTGCTCCTAAGGCACGGTCATATAATCCATATCCCGCTTTACCAGTTTCTCCCCAAATCATACGGCCATGATCAGGTCTAATTGTACCTTTGAAATCAATGTCTACTAATGCGTCAACAACGGCTTTCATGTCCACCGAACCATTTTTAGATAAATGACCCGTTTCTAAGAACGAATACTCTCCGATACGTTTAACGTTACGCATATGCATAAAGTGAATATGGTTTCCAAACGTTTTAATCATTGCTGGCAAGTCATTTTCAGCTAATGAACCTAACGACCCTGTACAGAAACAAATACCGTTATTTTTACTATTATTGATAGATAATAAACGTTCATAACTTTCTTTATTTTTAATAATTCTTGGAATACCAAAAATTGGCCAAGGTGGATCGTCCGGATGTATCGCAAGGTTAACATCATGCTCTATCGCCACTGGTAGCACACGTTCTAAGAAATACGTTAGGTTCTCCCATAATTGTTCTTCTGACGTCTCACGATAGTCTAAAATCAATTGATTCATTTCTTCACGAGAGTAACTTTCGTCCCAACCTGGCAAATTTAAATCCGTTGTTAATGGGTCGATGTCTTTAATTTGATCGTGCTTATAAATCAAAGTATTCGAACCGTCTTCAAGTTCATAATCTAATTGTGAACGTGTCCAATCAAATACCGGCATAAAATTATAAGTTATAGTTTTAATACCATTGTTCGCTAAATTAATAAGAGACGTTTTATAATTTTCGATAAGGTCATCTCTATTACTTACACCTAATTTAATATTTTCATGTACTGGTAAACTTTCGACTACTTCAAACTTTAGTCCTTCAGCTTCAACAGTCGATTTTAAGTCAGCAATACGTTCACTCGACCAAACTTCACCTACCGGCACATCGTAAATAGCTGAAACTATGTGCTTCATATCAGGAATTTGTTTAATTTGCTGTAAGGTTACTGGATCGTCTTTGCCGTACCATCTAAAAGATAATTCCATAACGTTTAGACCTCCTTAATGCCTTCAATCTTGAATAGTTTTAATGCATTATTAAAACAAATATCTTTTAGTATTTGTTCAATTGTTTTATGACTTAAGGCAATTTCACCTTTTTCAATTCTGTCGCCTATTAAATTACATAAAATACGTCTGAAATATTCATGCCTAGTATAAGAAGTCATACTTCTAGAATCTGTTAACATACCTACAAAGTTCGGTAAAAGACCTATATTGGCATAATCTATTAAATGTTGCTCCATGCCTTCTTTCGTATCATTAAACCACCATGCTGCGCCTAATTGAACGCGATGTTCACTATTCGTAAAGTTACCAGCAGTTGCTTGTACCATTAAATGATCTTGGCCATTATTTGGATAAATAATAGTGTCTGACAATGCATTATTTAATTCTAAATGGTTAAGAAATTCATTTAAGCGTTTTGCACTCAATTGATCACCCACACTATCGAAGCCACTATCTGCGCCAACTTGTTGGTACATTTTTGTATTATTGTTTCGTGTTGGTCCTAAGTGGAATTGCACGACCCACCCTAATTCTTTATAAACCTTTGATATTTCAGTCATAATAAATCCGGCTAACGCATATTGTTTGGTTTCTTCAATAACACCACCGTTTAACACTCTTTCAAATAATTTGTCCGCTTCTTCGGCATCAACATTGACACATGGTGTTTTTTCAAAACTTTGATCCGAACTTAATGCTCCATTTCTGTCAAAATAATATATACGTTCTTTTAATGCTGAAATATAACTTGTTAAATCATTTATATTACAATCTACATTCTTTTTTAATTGCTCAACTTTTGCTGTGACAGTGTCTTTACTTAAAAATACATAACTATCTGGTCTAAATGTCGGGCAAACCTTTACTTTAACTTTATTATCTTCGTTTAATAAACGATGATATTTCAAATCATCACATGGATCATCGGTTGTGCAGACTACTGATACATTACTTTTTTTAATTAATGCTTGTGGTGTGTGCGAAGGTTTACTTAATTTTTTATTTAACGTATCATATAATTTTTCAATATCGACATCATCAAAATTCATCGTTTCATTAAAATAGCGTTTTAATTCTAATGCACACCAATGATACATAGGATTCATAATTGAATAAGGTAGCATATGCATAAATGCTTTAAATTTATCAAATTCAGGCGCATTCCCAGTAATAAATGATTCGTTTATACCATTTGCACGCATAAGTCTCCATTTATAGTGGTCTCCTGCTAACCATAACTGTGTAATATTGTCATAGTTTTTATTGTCATAAATTTCTTTAGCATCTATATGACAATGAAAATCAATAATGGGTATATTTTCAACCTTTTGGTAAAGCTTCTCAGCTGTTTTATTATTAAGCAAAAACTTATCATTAATGAGTGTCATAGTACCTCTCCCTTACTACTATAATCTGAACATCTAAATAACTTTATTTGTATGCGCTTCCAAAATTTTGTTTGCTATCGTTTTAATTCACCCACGTTGGCGGACAAATTTAAAATATCTTGTTCTTCAATACTTAACGAATCTTCATTAGTTGTATGTTGCAGTACGGAACATTTTGTTGCAAAATCAATAACTTGTGCTAAATCCCACTGTTGAATCAATCCGTGTACAATACCTGCTGTAAAAGCATCTCCAGCACCGATACGATTTAGTACGGTATATTGATACTTCGGACTAGTTATAAATTTATCTTGAATTAACATGATACCTTGCATTGTACTTTCAGTAATATCTCTATTGCTAGACGCCATAATTGGTATATTATATTGGGCTTGTATTGTTCTTGCACATGTTTCAATATCGTCAGATTCACTGTTTGTCGCTAATAAATGCGTAGCATCTTTTTTTCCAAAGAGTAAAATATCTACAAATGATAACACTGACTTAATAACTGGTATCGCCTCGGAGGTAGACCATAAATTTCCTCTATAGTTTATATCAAATACTAATTTAACGCCTTGTTCCTTAAGTTTCGTTAAAATATCTACAATGTTATCTCTTATCTGTGAATTAACTGCAAGTGTAATACCTGTCAAAACCAAGTAATCTCCATCATTAAAGTCAATTTGTTGTATATGTTCATAGCCATTTTGAGCAAAGGTTGAATGCTCCCGATCATAAATAACTTGACCACTTCTATAACCGAAGCCTTCTTCCATATAGTAAGTGCCAATACGACCTTCAATATGGTCGATAAATTTTGTGTTTACATTTGAACTGCGCATCGTTTGTTCTACCAAATCTTTTAAACTATCTTGTGGCAATGTCGTTAACATAGCGGTATCTTGTTTAAATCCAGCTAATGTCACAAGTGTATTTAATTCTGCGCCACCCGTTTGTATATT
This region includes:
- a CDS encoding SDR family oxidoreductase, giving the protein MKQFENLNIVITGATGVIGSTFVKALVEQGANVGILGRSEDKIVNLQQRIDIEHKQTVGLIADVLDKKTLEQAKNTFNHQFGQIDVLINGAGGNNSNATTDDEMYDENSEKSFFDLSEEGVDQVFKLNYTGTFLPSQVFGQDVVASEQGTIINISSMNAFTPLTKIPAYSGAKASVSNFTQWLSTYFAGQIRVNAIAPGFFETAQNKGLLRNDDGSYSERANKILSQTPMQRFGEPEELLGTLYWLMDKKQSGFVTGVVVPVDGGFNSYSGV
- the uxuA gene encoding mannonate dehydratase, which translates into the protein MELSFRWYGKDDPVTLQQIKQIPDMKHIVSAIYDVPVGEVWSSERIADLKSTVEAEGLKFEVVESLPVHENIKLGVSNRDDLIENYKTSLINLANNGIKTITYNFMPVFDWTRSQLDYELEDGSNTLIYKHDQIKDIDPLTTDLNLPGWDESYSREEMNQLILDYRETSEEQLWENLTYFLERVLPVAIEHDVNLAIHPDDPPWPIFGIPRIIKNKESYERLLSINNSKNNGICFCTGSLGSLAENDLPAMIKTFGNHIHFMHMRNVKRIGEYSFLETGHLSKNGSVDMKAVVDALVDIDFKGTIRPDHGRMIWGETGKAGYGLYDRALGATYINGLIEGVRK
- the uxaC gene encoding glucuronate isomerase, with the translated sequence MTLINDKFLLNNKTAEKLYQKVENIPIIDFHCHIDAKEIYDNKNYDNITQLWLAGDHYKWRLMRANGINESFITGNAPEFDKFKAFMHMLPYSIMNPMYHWCALELKRYFNETMNFDDVDIEKLYDTLNKKLSKPSHTPQALIKKSNVSVVCTTDDPCDDLKYHRLLNEDNKVKVKVCPTFRPDSYVFLSKDTVTAKVEQLKKNVDCNINDLTSYISALKERIYYFDRNGALSSDQSFEKTPCVNVDAEEADKLFERVLNGGVIEETKQYALAGFIMTEISKVYKELGWVVQFHLGPTRNNNTKMYQQVGADSGFDSVGDQLSAKRLNEFLNHLELNNALSDTIIYPNNGQDHLMVQATAGNFTNSEHRVQLGAAWWFNDTKEGMEQHLIDYANIGLLPNFVGMLTDSRSMTSYTRHEYFRRILCNLIGDRIEKGEIALSHKTIEQILKDICFNNALKLFKIEGIKEV
- a CDS encoding sugar kinase, which encodes MTIYGLGEVLLRFTPPNHELLKNARALNIQTGGAELNTLVTLAGFKQDTAMLTTLPQDSLKDLVEQTMRSSNVNTKFIDHIEGRIGTYYMEEGFGYRSGQVIYDREHSTFAQNGYEHIQQIDFNDGDYLVLTGITLAVNSQIRDNIVDILTKLKEQGVKLVFDINYRGNLWSTSEAIPVIKSVLSFVDILLFGKKDATHLLATNSESDDIETCARTIQAQYNIPIMASSNRDITESTMQGIMLIQDKFITSPKYQYTVLNRIGAGDAFTAGIVHGLIQQWDLAQVIDFATKCSVLQHTTNEDSLSIEEQDILNLSANVGELKR